The window TGGacatctggagcctgggtgtcTTTTGTACTTGATGGTGCCAGCAATGTGCCCATTTATGTATGGAGCTACTGCTAAGCAGCTGAAGGAGGTAATCATGCATGTAAGGTGCACCATTCCCCAGCATATTTCCACAGGAGCATGGAGCCTTGTCAACAAATACTGACAGTGGACTCCATGCAGAGGCCCACCGTAGAGCAAATAATGGGGCACCCATGACTGAGCCAGGGTGAAGAATATTCACCCAGTTGTTCTAGTGAGCCAATCCCCTAACACCCAGACTCTGCAATTGTAATCATCAGTTTTGACATGGATTATGACCCATAAAATACCTTAGTGTCCCTGGCAAATTGAAAATATGATGAGGTGATAGCTTCCTACCTGATACTCCAGCACCAGATAACCCAGGGCGCAGGCTGCATGTTCCTGGTGAAGCCTGTGCATCAACAGGATTGGGCCTTGCCTGGACCCCAGGAACTTTCCTTCCAGTGTCTTCCCAAAGAAGAATGCCAGTCAGCCTGCCCTTCCACCTTCACCTTACCTGTGAGCAGCAGCTGCCTACAGAGGCCAAGAAGGCAGGGCAGAAGTGCAATGGGAAAACCAGCATGCCTATATGCAAAGACCTCCACTCCCAGCATAGCCTCCCTGGGCGACCCTGTGTGCCACATGCCTAACCCCTGGATGATGCTAAGTAGGTGGGTCACAGGGCAATTTTATAACAACAAGAACTGCACCTGCACTCAGCAACTGCCTTGTGGGCCAGCATTCAGAAAAAAAGTGGTTCCAATGTAAGAAGGGCAGAAATGGGCTAGATTCAGGAACAGAGTGGGCTCCAGTGAAAATGGAGAGCTGAGATAGACAAAGCCAACAGACAGCCAGAAGACCCTGTGCTCTGTGATCCTGACATAATGGCATGGGCATCTGTGTGGACTAAACAGCTGCAGAAATGTGGTGTGCAAACTGGCTCAGGCTTCTCTGCACAGGTTCTAGACAGGAGCACATCTGGATCCACTAGAagtctcctctgcccccacctgggAGAGGCATCAgagacttttttttagttgtagatggacacagtatctttatttatttatatgtggtgctgaagattgaacctagtgcctctcacatgtagctcagtgctctaccactgagctacagccctagccccatcAGAGACTTTCCCTAGGACACTTCCCCCTGTCCTgctcttctctgtcctttctcccatACTTCTAGAACAGCAAAGATGCTTCTTGATAAATTTATGTTTCTTACAAATTGTATAGTAAAATTGacatttcagagatttttttaaggCAGATTAAAGAgagtaaaaaaggaaagaagcttCAGGGCAAAGGCAGGAGCCCAGCAGCTATCCTCTGCAAGGCCTGGACCACTGTGCCTCCCCTCTCCTGTTCAGTTGAGATACTTGCCTCAAGCCAGTATAGATGGGGACTGGCTCCTCTTGACCTAGTGTAGACAGAGATTCTTCCCTTGAGCTAGTATAgacttgattcactttgagctgGTTGCTTTGGCCAGAAGGAATCCCTCTCCTGGTGTTTAGGCCTTTTCTTGAGGTGTGTGGAGAGGGCAGGTGGCAACTAGGCTGCCGTTGGCTCTTGCAGGCTACTTCTAGCAGCACTCCTCTCCAAAGTTTGCCGTCTCCTGCGATATTGCACTGTCAGGGAGCCAGCAACATCACAACCCAAATTTCTACTGAATGCAGCAAGTTTGAGTTAACTTCTTACAGTGCCTTTATGTCAAACAAGAAAAATCCACATAGATAGCTGAATATTTCAGTGTGGCCTCATCTTTTAGAACCATAAAGGATGAGCTCATCCTTAGGTTTTGTTATATGCATCTTCTGTTTTGATGCAAACCATAGGCTCCTTTAGTCAGAGAATTatagcaacaataaaaaacatgagGCCAAGGTTTGAGGTAGATAATAATATACCTCACTATGAGTCACTGTCTtactcttcatatttttttaaaatctgaaaacctCATCCATCAAGGAATGAGAAAGATTCTGTCTTCTTACAATTCTAGGGAAGGAATATCTGAACTGGAATTATTGTGGATCCCATTAACAAAAGCCCTAGAGAACCCAGAATGGCTAGTTCATCCCTAAATGCTACATCCATTAGCAATGTGCAGTCATCTGAGAGCTgtctcacacaggccaggcacaTCCTAAGAGCATGTGGTACTACTTTCAGAATGTCTTTCTCATAAGGTCTGATTGATAGTAAACCCACATCCCTTCAACTATCCTATTAaatgacctaatttttttttccattggaagCAGAGCAATACCAAACTAACTGGTCAAAATGTTCTGTAATAAATTAATAGCTTTGGGGCTAAGTTTATGACTTTAGTTGATTATCTTGGTGATGTACATATAAACCATGTTTTATAGAATGAGTAGAGGATGAGAAAGGCCTTTCTTATAcaatttgttatttattcatcttttctgtttttggtgATGCTAGTaatcaaatacagggcctcacacatgctaggaaggcCCTATACCACTGATCTACTTTGTATGCAACCCCTCTTCAGCTTAAATAACATAACAaagcttttttcaatatttattttttagttttttaaaagtagacgcaatatctctatttctatttttttaaagacagagagagagagagagagagagagagagaaaattttaatatttcttttttagttttcagcagacacaacatctttgtttgtatgtggtgctgaggatcgaacccaagctgcacgcatgccaggcaagcatgataccgcttgagccacatccccagccctctatttttatttttatgtggtgctgaggatcaaacccagtgccttacgtgctaggcgaacactgtaccattgagccacaaccccagccccacaacaaaGCTTTTTAAAGCACCAAGAGTAAATAATTGATGATACTATTGACCCAAATTAAGTTTAACCTTCAAACATTGTATGAAAAATATAGTATATCCTAAATAAGCCAATATAAGAAGTTCagtgtttatgtatgtataaatattatactagttgaaaattcatttaatttttaaaaaatatttttagttgtagatggacacaatacctttattttgtttatttagtttttttatgtggtgctggggattgaacccagtgcctcacacatgacaagcaagtactctaccactgagccacaaccccagccctcatttaatttttagtagtgtattatgattttataaattgaagatattttcaaaacttgTCAATAATGAAGaggcattttcttttatttttttctcttttatttctgtaaattagGGTGTTCTTATTCCTTAGGAACAATAAAGTACTAGGGTTTGGCTTTGAATCTGATTGAACACCTTACAaagtaaataggaaaataatttttagaacatCATTTAATATTACAGatctgtggttttgttttgccCATGTCAATCAATCAAACATATTATTGAATTCAGGAAATTTAACTCAATATGTAGATTCAGCTATTTTGCTTTGGGGGAATATTAGTTATGACAAGCACAGAATAAGACATGCACATTTTTGGAgcaattttacaaaacatttacctttggtactttaattttttttcataaaatgtctACATTAGTTTGTGGTATTTTCCTCTCAATTTATTGGATATACTAATATGTTTTaataaacatcaataaaaatggaattctttCAAAATTGTTGTCTGTGCCGTGAATGCCCTTGCCCACCATGTGCTTCACAAGGACCTCAAGGACATTGTCAGTGACTTCAGAGGCTTCTACAGGCAGCTCACTAGTGACGGGCAGCTCAGATGGGTAAGAGACCTATTTTGTAAAAAGCTTTTATAAATAAGTTACTATGGTCTAAGATGTCCTTTGATTGTAGCAAATGTGAAAATAGTAATGGCTGTACAATTTCTAAGTAAAGCATTTCATTCAAATAAATTAGGGCTTCAGTCATTTAGATAATCAGTATTTTGAGGCAATCAGTTCCTTTCTGTAAGGCTTAAAGCTTTTTGGCTCTTATCTACCTCAGTTTCCATTCCCTAGATTGGAAACAGTGGTCTAGATAAAGAGCTGAATGGGCAACCTTTCTTTGGAAGAGAGAATGTGAACAGTTCTGGTATTGTGGCAGAGGttattaagaagtaaaataagagcaaagttgaaaaaaatagggtgtggtggtgcatgcctgtaatctaagccttagcaatttattcaggcactaagcaatttaatgaaaccctatctcaaaatgaaaaataaaaatgggctgggcctcagcccatttttatttacagaccctgtctgtaaataaaatacaaaatagggccagggatgtggctcagtggctgagtgcttctgagttcaatccccagtaccaaaaaaaaaaaaaaaagagagagagagaggagagagagaaataaagaagaccATAGTACCTAGACTGCTTAATAATGTTGAAGCATGAAAAACTAAGTTTTtagaggaagttttttttttttactcttttgacacttcttattggtacattatagttgtgatggaatttgttgtttcATATTCATTCAGGCATACGATATaactataatttggccaataatCATTCCCCAGCAATTCCCACCTCTTTCACATTTCTCCCACTCCCTGGTTTCTTTCCTCTACTCCTCTCTCTTcgatttttatgagatcccacCTCTCCCCCatacctttctcttcctttttcctctctaacttccacatagaagagaaaacatacaactcttttccttctgagtctggctttagaGTAAGGATTTTTAACACAGTAAGATAAAGCCAGTAATATAGACTTTGCCCTTGTCTCCTGATGACTGGTTTgtcttgtccaaactctgctagtCTCCCATCCATGCACCGAGAAGGGCACAGGAGAATGCACTTTCCATATTGCCTTgggttttatgttttactttctgCAAAGCAAGTGTATCTTGCCTTGAAAGGTGTCATCTTGAAGAAGCTCCCACTGGCCAAATGTGGAACAACTGTAACATTAGAATAAATATGATAGCAATGTCATTTAAACTTACTGAGTGAAATAAGAATCTATGAATCTATTCAGATAATAAGCAAAGGAAAACTTATCATTAGAGTATAAACTAACGAGTGTGAGATGAATGATAACATTAGAAAATTACCATATTTCAACCATCATAGCCACAGTTAATTGAAGCTAGAGTCACAAGTGTATGCTTAAATTTGGGGTCAATAGTAATCTTCTTATTTAGAAAAGGAAACTGGTATCTTCAGAGTATAGAAACCAAATGAACACTTTCTTACTCAAGTGGTGAAAGTTAATAAccctaataataaaacaaaatgacataATTACTTATGCAGCATTtacgccaaaaaaaaaaagaataaactgaatCTAATCATGAAGTTACTACAGACTGACACATATAGCAGGGTACTTGATAATATCAAATGGCCTCTACTCTAAAATGTCAatatcatcaaaagaaaaaaaaattgttccagaCAAAAAGACATTAAAGAGCCATGACAACTGAATACAATACATGGTCCAGGATTGGATATGGATCAAGGTAAAATCAGGTACTATTGGGAAAATTGATGATATTTGATTATGGATTATGAATTATGATTATGGACTATCTTTTAAATACCAATATcccatcaatattttatttcctgaatATGACCCTTATGCTGTGGTTATGAAGAAGAATGTCCTTGTTTTTTGGGAACTATACACCAAAGTATTTAGGAGTAAAAGAACAAGCTGTCTGAAACTTTACTCTCAAATGGTTTAGTAAAGAGAGAGATGAAAGGACAAGTTTTTATACTTTCACGAATTTTCTGTtggttaaaaattgttttctggggctggggatttgtttcagcagtagagcactccttgcgcatgtgaggccctgggtttgatcctcagcaccacataaaaataaataataaaggtattatgtccaactacaactaaaaagtcaatactaaaaaaaaattgttttctataaaGCATAACCTTTAAATGAATTTCCATTGCTGTCTTTTCATTCTTGAAATGTGTCCCTGGACAAAGGACCTAAGTGTCTTTTTCATGTCTAGGAAATGCTGCTATGTTTTCCTTCCCAGATTGGTCCAGAGAAAGGGGTGGTGCACCTGGCAACAGCAGCCATTCTGAATGTGGTGTGGGACCTGTGGGCGAAGCAGGAAGGAAAGGTAAGTCATCTCCGAAGCACATTTGTAGCTCTGTGGCACAGGAGGACATGTGACTTTCTCTATAAGCAGCCTCAGAAGACCAAAGTCAAGTGCAACACAGGTGTCCAAAGGGAAATACTGAGATActtgattattttcttccctGAGTGATATTGGCAATAATTAGGAAATTATAGGATTAGATTATATAGGGCCAAGAAAGATGGAAAGGGACAGCAAAGGGAACAGGTTAAGAGGCAGCAGGAGATAAGGGTAGCATTAGAGGTGAGTGGGTGGCTGGGGGAACCGAAGCTCTGATAGTGGGAGTTTGCCACAAGCACATGGGACAAAAATGGGTACTTTATGAATGTGCTTtacatatcttttcttttttttcttcaagccTCTGTGGAAGTTACTTGTGGATATGGTAAgtagtttttttaatgttgtaatcatttctaaatgaaatagaTTTTGTGGATTATTTGCCTTTTGATAATCAGTAAGTATGTTCAAAACTATGGATCTATAGTCTATAGATTACTGATGATAGAGCAAAAACcagtaaaatataatattccCTTTCTGATATATGAAGTAGCAGTTCTGCTTATGTAGGTGGGGTGGTACGTCAGGAGGCAGGGAGTTAAGGTATTCCCCTGCTGGGGACATATAACACGGGATGCAAATCCTCTCCACCTCCACTGCCTGTGAGGACTATGAGAAGAAGATCATAGAGCCTCTGCAAAGTCCCTGAGTTAAAGACCAAATGAGAAGAGCACCTCCTAAACTCCTGAAAGCCAGGTACTACTGTTAAGACATCATCTGGTCACTTTGACCCCAAAAGCAAGATCATGGCAACCTGTGCTGTGCATTTCCAGCAGAAAAGGACCTTCACACTGATTTGCAGTTACACACTtggtgttttctttctccttgaccTATTTATAGCAGGGTGAACACCTGGCTGCTGAGAAGGAAAACTCCATGCAGGTTAAAGGGGAGTGAACCTCTGACCCAGGCAGACCTAGCTCTGAGTGTGTTTTTCACTACTAACTAtctgagtgaccctgagtgtatTAATTAGCCACTGTGAGCTGCAGCTGCCTTAGTGTGATGTCTGGTGGTCCACAAATTATTATTTAGCAGGAAAACTAATGAAAAGCAAAGAACACAATGGCCTTGAAGACATTTGAGCCAGGAGACTTTGTTCCCCCTCTGGAGGCATGTGAAGAGAGACGGCTGTCACATCCACCTGACATGGCCAAGGGTGGCATGGGGGCCCTCTCAAGGGTCAGCCTTTCATCCAGGGTGTATTTAGTGACCACCACAACAGAAGGATCTGAGGAGTACCAGAAAGGTGCCTGAGATCCCACCtgagaacttttcattttttggaaCCTGTTCTTCTTTCCAATGCTACTTCTCTGTTCAAAAGAGAATCTCAGGGTTGAAAGAGCTTTAGTTTTTTAGCAGCTCTGGAGGATTATTATGATTACTGTATGACATTAGTGGGAACAGAGCTGCTAGTTCCTTTTCCCCTGACTGTTCGGTGGGGTCGGGAGAAGACCCAGTGTGAGGCCTAAGTTGACCTGCGGCCAGAACGCTGAGCAggcagaggaagaaaagctgatCTGGAGCACAGTTGGCCATTGTCCAGGAAGGTCAACGCATTCCCATTCCACACTCTTTTGCTGTCAGGGAAGGAAATTATCTCCACTTGGCAGGAGAGGAGATTGCCAAGGCTGCAGGAGCAGTGGGCCTCGGATGACCTTGGGTGACCCAGCTCTCAGAGCAGCTTTCTTTCCTCCATACCAACCTGCTCCAGGACCACCTTCATCCCCTCAGCAGAGTCAGCCTAGGGGTTGAACAGGTATATAGAGGGATGTCAGGTACCGtctgtttgtttatgttttgCCAAGTGTTTGTTTTGTGCCAGGGCCTCTCACTGGGAAGCTATGTTTTTTGGAAAGAACAAGGCagaagcagggaaggaaggaTCAGGGCATGAGGGATTGAGGGCTTGCCAGGGCCAGCAGTGAGCCTCTGAAAGACTCCACATAAGGAGTGACAGGACCAACTTTACACAAATCCCAAAGGTCCCTTCCTGGAAAGGATGAGCCCGATAGATCAGAATAAGCAGCATCTTAGAAACATAATCTGCCTGTGAATTGATTGAAGCCTTCCTCTTCCTGTCCCGCTGCCAGGATCCCAGGGCGTTGTTATCCTGCATTGATTTTAGGTATATCACTGATGTCCTGACTGAGGAGGATGCCTATGGTGAGTCATGTGCGAGGAGTGGGCCTGGAAGCTTCCTGGTTTACTGAAATGTGTACGCAGCAGCCATAGGCCCTGTTGGATGGATGAAGGAGTGagtgatgatttttattttttgcagaaatACTGAAGAAAGGTAAAATTGGTAAAAAAGAAAGAGTTAGGTTAtaagaaaatttccttttttgcttGTTCTATCATTGTTCACTTTTAAATGTCCCTGTCTTCTATGGGTACACATTATCCTCAGATGCACTGTGCCAACCGGGGTGACTCGGGGAGAttaaggcatgaggatcacaaacTCTAGGCCAGCCAGATGCACTGTGCCTAGCAACTAAGGCCCCAATCAGAATTGTGGGTCTAGGTGAAGAAGCCACATAGGTATGACCTCTGGCTTCAGGGTTCACTTCAGCCACTGCTCACAGAAAGTTTGACTTTAGGGTTCTACTGTAGGTTAGGGAGACCCTTGGGGAGTAGGGCATTCGGAGAGGGTATCTTGATCAATTGGAATTGATACTCCAATTGGCTGAACTTGTGGCAGGGTGCATGTGAAGGGCACTCAGAAGAGCTGGATTCTCTGGGCAACAGTTTAGCTGCAGACAATTTGAATCCAAAGTTCCCTGAAGGTGCAAGATGTTGACAAGTGTTGTGTTTTCCAAAattaggaaaggtagcagaatacatcagtcactagtatggcattatgtaaaaatgtgaatgtgtaacctatggtgattctgcaatctgtatttggggtaaaaatgagagttcataactcacttgaaactattgttcgaagtatgatatgtcaagagctttgtaatgttgtgaacaaccaattaaaaaaaaaagagcaaatgctGATGCATGGCTACCCTGCCTACACCACATCATGCGCCTGGCTGGGGTACTCAGATGACACACTAAAGTAGGTGGGCTTTTAAACCTGGTTTTGCAGGCAAGCTGAAAGGGGAAAAGTAAACTGGCTTTCCATCTGCACTCGCACCTCTGCAGTCATAAATCACCTCTGACACCAGATGTGGACAGTTTTCTCCTATACCAAGCAATTCTCTAATCTCGTGGGCACCATGGGTGGCCTACAACTTAATTCTAACTCTGGAATTAGCATCAGACTCCACAGGTTATTGGCTCAGGCTCACAGGACTTCCCTACTTCAGATGCCAGTCATGCAAGTCTAGGTTGTCACTTGAGCTTTTGACCAACCATCTAGAAAATGGAGGTTTCTATAGAACCCAACCAACCCACCTCCTACTTCCACTgcctttgaattttattatttgctaGAATGGCTCACAGAACTTAGGGAAACATTTGTGTACatttactggtttattataaaagatataatGCAGGAACAGCCAGGCAGAGGAGATATACAGAGCAGAATATGTGTCGGGGCACCCAGACCAACCCTGAAGCTCTCTGGACCCTTTCCTTTTGGGTTCTTCTAGAGGCTTAACTTAGGAGGCATGTTGATTACATAGTTGGCTATTGGCAGTAAACTCAACCTTCATCCCTTCCCCTCTCTAGAGGTCTAGGGTGGGGGTTGGAAGTCCTAACACCTTATTAGGGCCTGGTCTTTCTGGTGATCAGCTCTGATATTCATGTCATTAGCATACAAAAGACACTACTCAAGAGATCCCTAGGGTTTGGGGGAGCTGTATGCTCAAAAAATGGGGCAGGGAAGTGGAAGAGGCAGATACCAAATCACACAGGCTTCCCTGGGAGAgatttacaattttattattaGGTTTTCCAAATCCTCAATCCAAGGTTTCCTTCAGAAAGTACTTATATATGAATGAAAGTCAAGCCATTCACCTTGCAGACCCTGGGACTCTGACATAATCATCCTAGCTCAAATTCTAAAAGGTGAGAGACTAATATTGATAATAGAGACTAATAGAACCATGTACCATTGTGCAGGTGACTTACCCattgctgagcctcagttttctcactgtGAAACAGGGAAATAACAGCCTGTGTCTCAGTGGGGCAGTTTTGAGGAAAGCTGTAGGTTAGCATCCGATGGCTGACGTGTGGTAAACAGATAGCACATTATTCATTTAtcactcttttgttttttaaaagatggacacaatatattttatttatttatttattacatagtGCTGAGGACGGAACCAGTACCTCACAAGTGTGAGTCAaacgctccactgctgagctacaacccagcccctacTCTTTCTTATTACATTGTACTCACCTAGAgtcgagagagagagaaagagacagagcctGCTTTTGTTTGTTGCTCTTTTTATCCATTAGTTCGATGGCCGTAACAGAAAATCCTGGCTAAAAAGAGGGTCATTCATACTATATTCCCTTTCCAGGATTGCTGTGACAGCTTGAGAAATAGAGACAAGGATCACTACCACTAGAAAGAATGATGCTCTGTTTGCCAAACTGCATctgcttttaattttaacaatacataattgtttttctgatttatgCTATGACTGTTATGTTTATGAAACTCAGATCAGAAATTACTGAGGTACCTAATGTCAGGCAAGGGGAGCTCAGTACCTTATTCCATCCCATCTAACTTTCTGCcactggtctttttttttaatatttatttttttagttgtagttggacacaacacctttatttcacttgtttatttttgtatatggtgctggggattgaacccagggtctcgcacgtgccaggtgagtgctctactgctgagccacaacccagcccaggtCCTGGTTCTTCATGGCATTTCCAGGAGCCAGTACCAACAGGTACTCCTCTTTCCCCATAGCTCTGTGCAGCAGCACTGAAGGATGGCTGGACCAGGTAAGTTATTTGTGTGGTAGTGGACTTGACCTTCTCATCAGCAGGATGAGACTCATTGGAGAAGAGCCAGGGACTAAACAGCACCAACAAGGCCAAAAGCAATATGGCACATAGGCACACCAAAGCTCCAATGTAGACCAGGCTCATTCT is drawn from Ictidomys tridecemlineatus isolate mIctTri1 chromosome Y, mIctTri1.hap1, whole genome shotgun sequence and contains these coding sequences:
- the LOC144372050 gene encoding mitochondrial enolase superfamily member 1-like, which translates into the protein MALGRISRLSVRDVRFPTSLGATAQTPCIQTLTTWLPMLSWRLMWEMDSRDMELPSLWEKALKLDLKDIVSDFRGFYRQLTSDGQLRWIGPEKGVVHLATAAILNVVWDLWAKQEGKPLWKLLVDMDPRALLSCIDFRYITDVLTEEDAYEILKKGKIGKKERVRL